CGCAGTCTCGGGTGGCGCGGAACGTTCCGCGTCACCCGAGATCGAACGGATCCCGATGAGCGGCGCACTCAACATCACGTCGGCGATTGCCGACCCCGGTCTTCTCGATCTCCCCTGGAACCTCCCGCTCGAGTCGTGGCCGGAGGATGCCATCACCGCCCTACCCAAGGGCATCTCGCGCCATCTCGTGCGCTTCGCAACTCTCGGCGACTACGTTGTCGCCATCAAGGAGACCTCCTCTGAGCTCGCTCGGCGCGAGTACGAGATGCTCCGAACACTTCAACGTCTCGATGTGCCGTGTGTCGAACCCGTCGCCGTCATCACCGATCGTGTGGCGGATGACGGCGAGGAACTCGCCTCCGTGCTCGTCACACGTCACCTGCGGTTCTCGCTCCCCTACCGCGCGATCTATTCGCAGAGCCTCCGTCCGGAAACAGCGACGCGACTGGTCGATGCTCTCGCCGTACTCCTTGTGCGTCTGCACATCGTCGGCTTCTTCTGGGGTGATGTTTCGCTCTCCAACACCCTTTTCCGCCGTGACGCTGGCGCGTTTGCCGCCTACCTCGTGGATGCCGAGACGGGGCAGCTCTACGACAGGCTCTCGAACGGTCAGCGCGAGAACGATCTGGAGATCGCCCGCATCAATATTGCCGGCGAGCTTCTCGACCTTCAGGCTGGCGGTCGCCTTGAGGAGGACATCGACCCGGTCGCGATCAGTGACGGCATCGTCGATCGCTACCGCACGCTGTGGAAAGAACTGACGGGCCCCGAGCAGTTCGATCA
This genomic window from Antiquaquibacter oligotrophicus contains:
- a CDS encoding DUF4032 domain-containing protein, with product MSGALNITSAIADPGLLDLPWNLPLESWPEDAITALPKGISRHLVRFATLGDYVVAIKETSSELARREYEMLRTLQRLDVPCVEPVAVITDRVADDGEELASVLVTRHLRFSLPYRAIYSQSLRPETATRLVDALAVLLVRLHIVGFFWGDVSLSNTLFRRDAGAFAAYLVDAETGQLYDRLSNGQRENDLEIARINIAGELLDLQAGGRLEEDIDPVAISDGIVDRYRTLWKELTGPEQFDQSERWRINSRIERLNDLGFDIEELAIVTDDTGTQVRIQPKVVDAGHHSRRLLRLTGLDAQENQARRLLNDLDSYRARYGKPDADEEVVAHEWTAKVFEPVIRAIPKDLKGKLEPAEIFHQLLDHRWYLSQNESRDVPLAEAVSSYIDTVLRHRRDEATIFNPATGTFTAPIDVEGDWRLNV